The following coding sequences lie in one Mycobacterium gordonae genomic window:
- a CDS encoding DUF2332 domain-containing protein, giving the protein MSQVDHLLHTLRSQGRFCARSGSAMYGELFELVAADVESGGVFAGILDGQEQASSGQAVPLRLLGGLHRMVLDGRAAQLRGWYPSTGGNWDARAAWPEILRVAGIRPDVLRAALRCPPQTNEVGRSAALIGGLLHLNSELRMPIRLFEIGTSAGLNLRADRYHYRYAGNQWGPADSPVVIDDAWHGELPPGGPLQIIERRGYDIAPIDVTEPDGELTVLSYVWPDQHARLHRVRGAIAVAHEVPARLERRTAAEAVAGLDLAEGTLTVLWHSITWQYLSAEERAAVRAGIDGLAVQADGRKPLAHLTLEPAREGPDGRLTFLVRATRWPGGEERMLAESHAHGAPVCWQ; this is encoded by the coding sequence TTGAGCCAGGTGGACCATCTGCTGCACACCCTGCGCTCGCAGGGTCGGTTCTGTGCGCGATCCGGGTCGGCGATGTACGGCGAACTCTTCGAGCTGGTGGCGGCCGACGTGGAATCGGGCGGCGTATTCGCCGGGATCCTCGACGGGCAGGAGCAGGCGTCGTCGGGTCAGGCGGTGCCGCTGCGGTTGCTTGGTGGCCTGCACCGGATGGTGCTCGACGGCCGGGCCGCGCAGTTGCGCGGGTGGTACCCCAGCACCGGCGGCAACTGGGACGCCCGGGCCGCGTGGCCCGAGATCCTGCGGGTCGCCGGCATACGGCCCGACGTGCTGCGGGCGGCGCTGCGCTGTCCGCCGCAGACCAACGAGGTGGGCCGGTCGGCCGCGCTGATCGGTGGCCTGCTGCATCTCAACAGCGAATTACGAATGCCGATAAGGCTTTTCGAGATCGGTACCAGCGCTGGCCTGAACCTGCGCGCCGATCGGTACCACTACCGGTACGCCGGTAACCAGTGGGGCCCGGCGGATTCGCCGGTGGTGATCGACGACGCATGGCATGGCGAGCTCCCCCCGGGCGGCCCGCTGCAGATCATCGAACGCCGCGGATACGACATCGCGCCGATCGATGTCACCGAACCCGACGGCGAGCTGACCGTGCTCAGCTACGTGTGGCCCGACCAGCACGCCCGGTTGCATCGGGTGCGGGGCGCCATCGCGGTGGCCCACGAAGTGCCGGCGCGCCTCGAGCGCAGGACCGCGGCGGAAGCGGTCGCCGGCCTCGACCTGGCCGAAGGGACGCTGACCGTGCTGTGGCATTCGATCACCTGGCAGTACCTGTCCGCCGAGGAGCGCGCGGCGGTGCGCGCCGGTATCGACGGGCTGGCGGTTCAGGCGGATGGGCGTAAACCGTTGGCGCATCTGACGCTCGAGCCGGCGCGAGAGGGACCCGACGGCAGACTGACCTTCTTGGTGCGGGCCACGAGGTGGCCCGGCGGCGAGGAGCGGATGCTGGCGGAATCCCATGCCCACGGCGCACCGGTGTGCTGGCAGTGA
- a CDS encoding mycofactocin-coupled SDR family oxidoreductase: MAQTLQGRVAFITGAARAQGRSHAIRLAREGADIIASDICAPVSDTLTYPPATPEDLAETVRAVEAEGRKVLAREVDIRDDVAVRQLVADGIEQFGRLDIVVANAGVLGWGRVWELTDEQWDTVIGVNLTGTWRTLRATIPAMIEAGNGGSIVVVSSAAGLKATPGNGHYAASKFGLTALTNTLALELGEYGIRVNSIHPYSVDTPMIEPEAMMQVFAKHPRFVHAFPPMPVQYKGFMSPDEVSDVVVWLAGDGSGTLSGTQIPVDKGALKY; this comes from the coding sequence GTGGCGCAAACACTTCAGGGACGGGTGGCATTCATCACCGGAGCCGCGCGCGCCCAGGGACGTTCTCATGCGATCCGGCTTGCCCGCGAGGGCGCCGACATCATCGCCTCGGACATCTGCGCGCCGGTCTCGGACACCCTGACCTATCCGCCGGCCACGCCGGAGGATCTCGCCGAGACCGTTCGCGCCGTGGAGGCCGAAGGCCGCAAGGTGCTGGCCCGCGAGGTCGACATCCGCGACGATGTCGCGGTGCGGCAGTTGGTGGCCGACGGGATCGAACAGTTCGGCCGGCTCGACATCGTGGTCGCCAACGCCGGGGTACTGGGCTGGGGCCGGGTCTGGGAACTCACCGACGAGCAGTGGGACACCGTCATCGGGGTCAACCTCACCGGGACCTGGCGCACCCTGCGGGCCACCATCCCGGCGATGATCGAAGCCGGCAACGGTGGCTCGATCGTCGTGGTCAGCTCCGCGGCCGGCCTGAAGGCGACGCCGGGCAACGGCCATTACGCGGCCAGCAAGTTCGGGCTGACCGCGCTCACCAACACCCTGGCCCTCGAACTCGGCGAATACGGCATCCGGGTCAACTCCATCCACCCCTACTCTGTCGATACCCCGATGATCGAGCCGGAGGCGATGATGCAGGTGTTCGCCAAGCATCCCCGGTTCGTGCACGCTTTTCCGCCAATGCCCGTGCAGTACAAGGGTTTCATGTCACCCGACGAGGTGTCCGACGTCGTCGTCTGGCTGGCCGGCGACGGCTCCGGCACGCTGTCGGGCACCCAGATCCCGGTCGATAAGGGCGCGTTGAAGTACTGA
- the mftC gene encoding mycofactocin radical SAM maturase (MftC is a radical SAM/SPASM enzyme that catalyzes the first two steps in biosynthesis of the electron carrier mycofactocin from the terminal Val-Tyr dipeptide of the precursor peptide MftA.) — protein sequence MSTAARVPALIEQFEHGLDAPICLTWELTYACNLACVHCLSSSGKRDPGELSTRQCKDIIDELERMQVFYVNIGGGEPTVRPDFWELVDYATEHHVGVKFSTNGVRITPEVAARLAASDYVDVQISLDGATAEVNDAVRGPGSFAMAVRALENLAAAGFKDAKISVVVTRHNVDQLDEFAALASRYGATLRITRLRPSGRGADVWDELHPTPDQQVQLYEWLVAKGERVLTGDSFFHLAPLGAAGALAGLNMCGAGRVVCLIDPVGDVYACPFAIHDRFLAGNVLMDSGFGLGFANVWKNAPLFRELREPQSAGACGSCGHYDSCRGGCMAAKFFTGLPMDGPDPECVQGHGAPALASERRTPRPRVDHSRGKPINAPVPLTLSMRPPSRLCNESPV from the coding sequence ATGAGCACCGCAGCCAGAGTCCCCGCACTGATCGAGCAGTTCGAGCACGGGCTCGACGCGCCGATCTGCCTGACCTGGGAGCTGACCTACGCCTGCAATCTGGCGTGTGTGCACTGCCTGTCCTCGTCGGGCAAACGCGACCCGGGTGAGCTCTCCACCCGGCAGTGCAAGGACATCATCGACGAACTCGAACGTATGCAGGTGTTCTACGTGAACATCGGCGGTGGCGAACCCACCGTGCGGCCGGACTTCTGGGAGTTGGTCGACTATGCGACCGAACACCACGTCGGGGTGAAATTCTCCACCAACGGCGTGCGCATCACGCCCGAGGTGGCGGCACGATTGGCCGCCAGCGACTACGTGGACGTCCAGATATCCCTGGACGGCGCCACCGCCGAGGTCAACGACGCCGTTCGTGGGCCCGGGTCGTTCGCCATGGCGGTGCGGGCACTGGAGAACCTGGCTGCGGCGGGATTCAAGGACGCGAAGATCTCCGTCGTGGTGACCCGGCACAATGTGGATCAGCTCGACGAATTCGCCGCGCTGGCAAGCCGTTACGGCGCCACGCTGCGCATCACCCGGTTGCGTCCGTCGGGGCGCGGCGCCGACGTCTGGGACGAGTTGCACCCCACGCCGGACCAGCAGGTGCAGCTGTACGAATGGCTGGTGGCCAAGGGAGAACGGGTGTTGACCGGCGATTCCTTCTTCCACCTGGCGCCGCTGGGGGCGGCCGGCGCGCTCGCCGGTCTGAACATGTGCGGAGCGGGCCGGGTGGTGTGCCTGATCGACCCGGTGGGCGACGTGTACGCCTGCCCGTTCGCCATCCATGACCGCTTCCTGGCCGGAAACGTGCTGATGGACAGCGGTTTCGGCCTCGGCTTTGCCAATGTCTGGAAGAACGCCCCGCTGTTTCGCGAATTGCGCGAGCCGCAGTCCGCGGGAGCCTGCGGCAGCTGCGGGCACTACGACAGCTGCCGCGGCGGCTGTATGGCGGCGAAGTTCTTCACCGGCCTGCCGATGGACGGCCCCGATCCCGAGTGCGTACAGGGCCACGGTGCGCCGGCCCTGGCGTCCGAGCGTCGAACTCCGCGGCCCCGCGTCGACCACTCGCGCGGCAAGCCGATCAACGCGCCGGTGCCGTTGACCCTGTCGATGAGGCCGCCGTCGCGGCTATGCAACGAAAGCCCCGTATAG
- a CDS encoding VOC family protein translates to MSERDPLYVLHTEDPPVQPDPGFAARLRRRLESALSLPEGVVMSGTTAVSRATIADLSAATAAAPRPAALPYLTVRDARAAIDWYAAAFGAAVVGEPIVMDDGRIGHAELEIGDGVLYLADEYPELGLRGPEPGAVSVSLMLHVADTDAVLRRAREHGATVQREPYEGHGSRNATVVDPFGHRWMLTGPVADPAAAIRQGDLGYICMRVPDAERAAAFYRHVLGWTVDTASHRVISTELPTDIGTAAEPSLFCGYAVSDVAVARAAILAAGGSVGETRRTEHGVTLDATDAQGAPFAVFEPALGWKRPQLNGSGPGELSYLTYNVPESSGFRDFYGRVLGWAFEPGRVTDGWQVRDAHPMSGAAGGSPRRATVPMWTVEDIDAAVARVREAGGTVLDEPSRQPYGLSAECTDDQGSRFYLGQF, encoded by the coding sequence ATGAGTGAGCGCGATCCGCTCTACGTGCTGCACACCGAGGACCCTCCGGTACAACCCGATCCGGGCTTCGCCGCGCGGTTGCGTCGGCGGCTGGAGTCCGCACTGTCACTACCCGAAGGAGTTGTCATGAGTGGCACCACCGCCGTTTCGAGAGCAACTATTGCCGATCTGTCCGCGGCGACTGCGGCGGCTCCCCGTCCCGCTGCACTCCCGTATTTGACCGTGCGGGACGCGCGCGCCGCGATCGACTGGTACGCGGCGGCATTCGGCGCCGCGGTGGTGGGTGAGCCGATCGTGATGGACGATGGCCGAATCGGGCACGCCGAGCTCGAGATCGGCGACGGCGTGCTGTATCTGGCCGACGAGTACCCCGAGTTGGGACTGCGGGGTCCCGAGCCGGGAGCGGTGTCGGTCAGCCTGATGCTGCACGTCGCCGACACCGATGCCGTCCTGCGACGGGCCCGTGAACACGGCGCGACGGTGCAGCGTGAACCCTACGAGGGCCACGGCTCGCGCAACGCGACCGTCGTGGACCCGTTCGGTCACCGCTGGATGCTCACCGGTCCGGTCGCCGACCCGGCCGCCGCTATCCGGCAAGGCGACCTCGGCTACATCTGTATGCGGGTGCCCGACGCCGAGCGTGCCGCCGCGTTCTACCGACACGTGCTGGGCTGGACCGTCGACACGGCCTCGCATCGGGTGATCAGCACCGAACTGCCCACCGACATCGGCACGGCCGCCGAGCCGAGCCTGTTCTGCGGCTACGCCGTCAGCGACGTGGCGGTCGCGCGCGCCGCGATCCTCGCGGCCGGCGGATCCGTGGGCGAAACCCGTCGCACCGAACACGGCGTCACCCTGGACGCCACCGACGCACAGGGCGCGCCGTTCGCGGTGTTCGAACCGGCCCTCGGCTGGAAACGACCACAACTCAACGGATCTGGCCCGGGCGAGTTGTCCTACCTGACCTACAACGTGCCGGAATCGTCGGGCTTCCGGGACTTCTATGGGCGGGTGCTGGGCTGGGCTTTCGAGCCCGGCCGCGTGACCGACGGGTGGCAAGTGCGCGACGCTCACCCGATGTCGGGTGCGGCGGGCGGGAGCCCGCGTCGCGCCACCGTGCCGATGTGGACCGTCGAGGACATCGACGCCGCGGTGGCCCGGGTGCGCGAGGCGGGCGGCACCGTGTTAGACGAGCCGTCACGCCAGCCCTATGGCCTGTCCGCGGAATGCACCGACGACCAGGGCTCGCGGTTCTATCTGGGGCAGTTCTAA
- the mftA gene encoding mycofactocin precursor MftA (Mycofactocin is a small molecule electron carrier derived from the final two amino acids, Val-Tyr, of MftA, the mycofactocin precursor. It plays a role in redox homeostasis and the metabolism of alcohols and aldehydes in Actinobacteria, including Mycobacterium tuberculosis.) yields the protein MDNENQTETELVTETLVEEVSIDGMCGVY from the coding sequence GTGGACAACGAGAACCAGACCGAGACCGAACTCGTCACCGAGACGCTGGTCGAAGAGGTTTCCATCGACGGCATGTGCGGGGTCTACTGA
- the mftB gene encoding mycofactocin biosynthesis chaperone MftB (MftB, a small protein, is a peptide chaperone that assists the radical SAM enzyme MftC in performing two modifications to the C-terminal Val-Tyr dipeptide of the mycofactocin precursor peptide, MftA. MftB's role is analogous to the role of PqqD in the biosynthesis of PQQ, a cofactor that derives entirely from a Tyr and a Glu in the precursor PqqA.), which translates to MRGLLTVAAPVPANGSAQLDPDSGWRLHPQVAIRPEPFGALLYHFGTRKLSFLKNRTILTVVQSLADHPDVRSACRAAGVDDPDQGPYLHALDVLARSTMLVPREAR; encoded by the coding sequence GTGCGGGGTCTACTGACGGTGGCTGCGCCCGTGCCGGCCAACGGGAGCGCGCAGTTGGACCCGGACAGCGGCTGGCGTCTGCATCCGCAGGTGGCGATCCGACCGGAACCGTTTGGCGCGCTGCTGTATCACTTCGGCACCCGCAAACTGTCGTTCCTGAAGAACCGCACCATCCTGACCGTGGTGCAGTCACTGGCCGATCACCCCGACGTGCGGTCCGCATGCCGGGCCGCCGGTGTCGACGACCCCGACCAGGGCCCGTACCTACACGCGCTGGATGTGCTGGCCCGCTCCACCATGCTGGTCCCCAGGGAGGCCCGATGA
- the tuf gene encoding elongation factor Tu, with the protein MAKAKFQRTKPHVNIGTIGHVDHGKTTLTAAITKVLHDKYPDLNESKAFDQIDNAPEERQRGITINIAHVEYQTDKRHYAHVDAPGHADYIKNMITGAAQMDGAILVVAATDGPMPQTREHVLLARQVGVPYILVALNKSDAVDDEELLELVEMEVRELLAAQDFDEDAPVVRVSALKALEGDAKWVESVEQLMDAVDESIPDPVRETDKPFLMPVEDVFTITGRGTVVTGRVERGVVNVNEEVEIVGIRPTTTKTTVTGVEMFRKLLDQGQAGDNVGLLLRGVKREDVERGQVVIKPGTTTPHTEFEGQVYILSKDEGGRHTPFFNNYRPQFYFRTTDVTGVVTLPEGTEMVMPGDNTNISVKLIQPVAMDDGLRFAIREGGRTVGAGRVTKIIK; encoded by the coding sequence GTGGCGAAGGCGAAGTTCCAGCGGACCAAGCCCCACGTCAACATCGGGACCATCGGTCACGTTGACCACGGCAAGACCACCCTGACCGCGGCTATCACCAAGGTCCTGCACGACAAGTACCCGGACCTGAACGAGTCGAAGGCGTTCGACCAGATCGACAACGCGCCTGAGGAGCGTCAGCGCGGTATCACGATCAACATCGCCCACGTGGAGTACCAGACCGACAAGCGCCACTACGCGCACGTCGACGCCCCTGGCCACGCCGACTACATCAAGAACATGATCACCGGTGCCGCCCAGATGGACGGCGCGATCCTGGTGGTCGCCGCGACCGACGGCCCGATGCCGCAGACGCGCGAGCACGTGCTGCTCGCCCGTCAGGTGGGCGTGCCCTACATCCTGGTGGCGCTGAACAAGTCCGACGCCGTCGACGACGAGGAGCTGCTCGAACTCGTCGAGATGGAGGTCCGCGAGCTGCTGGCCGCCCAGGACTTCGACGAGGACGCCCCGGTGGTGCGGGTCTCGGCGCTCAAGGCGCTCGAGGGCGACGCCAAGTGGGTCGAGTCCGTTGAGCAGCTGATGGACGCGGTCGACGAGTCGATCCCGGACCCGGTCCGCGAGACCGACAAGCCGTTCCTGATGCCCGTGGAGGACGTGTTCACGATCACCGGTCGTGGCACCGTCGTCACCGGTCGTGTGGAGCGCGGTGTGGTCAACGTGAACGAGGAAGTCGAGATCGTCGGCATCCGTCCGACCACCACCAAGACCACGGTCACCGGCGTGGAGATGTTCCGCAAGCTGCTCGACCAGGGTCAGGCCGGTGACAACGTCGGTCTGCTGCTGCGTGGTGTCAAGCGTGAGGACGTCGAGCGCGGCCAGGTCGTCATCAAACCAGGCACCACCACCCCACACACCGAGTTCGAGGGCCAGGTCTACATCCTGTCCAAGGACGAGGGCGGTCGCCACACGCCGTTCTTCAACAACTACCGTCCGCAGTTCTACTTCCGCACCACCGACGTGACCGGTGTGGTGACGCTGCCGGAGGGCACCGAGATGGTGATGCCCGGTGACAACACCAACATCTCGGTGAAGCTGATCCAGCCCGTCGCCATGGACGACGGTCTGCGGTTCGCGATCCGTGAAGGTGGCCGCACCGTCGGCGCCGGCCGGGTCACCAAGATCATCAAGTAG
- the mftR gene encoding mycofactocin system transcriptional regulator (MftR, the mycofactocin system transcriptional regulator, is an uncharacterized TetR family DNA-binding transcription factor. Its role is inferred by context. It occurs as part of the biosynthesis locus for mycofactocin, a partially characterized electron carrier derived from the terminal Val-Tyr dipeptide of the precursor peptide MftA, through a radical SAM enzyme-mediated process.) yields MLPESRVGRRRSTTPLHITDVAIDLFAARGFAEVSVDDVAHAAGIARRTLFRYYASKNAIPWGDFDAHLEQLQELLDRVDPRVPLRDALRGALLAFNTFDECESVRHRQRMRVILETAELQAYSMTMYAGWREVMAGFVARRSGCKTTDLMPQTVAWTMLGVALSAYEHWLRDESVSLPEALGNAFDVVGTALDSLE; encoded by the coding sequence ATGCTGCCGGAGTCGCGGGTGGGCAGGCGCCGCTCCACGACGCCGCTGCACATCACCGACGTCGCGATCGACCTGTTTGCCGCGCGGGGGTTCGCCGAAGTCAGCGTGGACGATGTCGCCCACGCCGCCGGGATCGCGCGCCGCACGCTGTTCCGCTACTACGCCTCGAAGAACGCGATTCCGTGGGGCGACTTCGACGCCCACCTCGAACAGTTGCAGGAACTGCTGGATCGCGTCGATCCCCGGGTGCCGCTGCGCGATGCGCTGCGCGGGGCGCTGCTGGCGTTCAACACCTTCGACGAATGCGAGTCGGTGCGGCATCGACAGCGCATGCGAGTGATCCTGGAAACGGCCGAGCTGCAGGCTTACTCGATGACGATGTACGCGGGCTGGCGGGAGGTGATGGCAGGCTTCGTCGCCCGCAGGTCGGGCTGCAAGACGACCGACCTGATGCCGCAGACCGTCGCCTGGACGATGCTCGGAGTCGCACTGAGCGCCTACGAGCACTGGCTTCGTGACGAATCGGTCTCGCTGCCCGAGGCGCTCGGTAACGCGTTCGACGTCGTCGGGACCGCCCTGGACTCACTGGAGTGA
- a CDS encoding NAD(P)/FAD-dependent oxidoreductase yields the protein MSTHGIVIVGGGLAAARTAEQLRRAEYAGPITIVSDEVHLPYDRPPLSKEVLRSEVDDTALKPREWYDEKDVTLRLGQAATGVDTAAQTVTLADGTSLGYDELVVATGLVPRRIPSLPDLNGIRVLRSFDECMALRTHASAAKKAVVIGAGFIGCEVAASLRGLGVEVVLVEPQPTPLASVLGEQIGALVTRLHRDEGVDVRTGIGVAEVRGEGHVDAVVLSDGAEVPADLVVVGIGSHPATDWLEGSGIEVDNGVVCDEAGRTSAPHVWALGDVASWRDATGHQVRVEHWSNVADQTRVVVPAMLGREVPSTVVVPYFWSDQYDVKIQCLGEPEATDTVHIVEDDGRKFLAYYERDGALVGVVGGGLPGKVMKVRAKVAAAVPISEMLDADG from the coding sequence GTGAGCACACACGGAATCGTGATCGTCGGCGGCGGGCTGGCCGCCGCCCGGACGGCCGAGCAGCTGCGCCGCGCGGAGTACGCCGGCCCCATCACCATCGTCAGCGACGAGGTGCATCTGCCCTACGATCGGCCGCCGCTGTCCAAAGAGGTGCTGCGCAGCGAGGTCGACGACACGGCCCTCAAGCCGCGGGAGTGGTACGACGAGAAGGACGTCACCCTGCGTCTAGGCCAGGCGGCCACCGGCGTCGACACCGCGGCGCAGACCGTGACGCTGGCCGACGGAACCTCGCTGGGCTATGACGAACTCGTCGTCGCGACCGGTCTGGTGCCGCGCCGGATCCCGAGCCTGCCCGATCTGAACGGCATTCGGGTGCTGCGGTCGTTCGACGAGTGCATGGCGTTGCGCACCCACGCGTCCGCCGCCAAGAAGGCGGTGGTGATCGGCGCGGGTTTCATCGGTTGTGAGGTGGCGGCCAGCCTTCGCGGCCTGGGTGTGGAGGTGGTTCTGGTGGAGCCGCAGCCGACGCCGTTGGCGTCGGTGCTCGGTGAGCAGATCGGCGCGCTGGTCACCCGGCTACACCGCGACGAGGGCGTCGATGTGCGCACCGGCATCGGGGTGGCCGAGGTCCGGGGAGAGGGTCACGTCGACGCCGTGGTGCTCAGCGACGGTGCGGAGGTCCCCGCCGATCTCGTCGTGGTCGGCATCGGCTCGCACCCGGCCACCGACTGGCTCGAGGGCAGCGGTATCGAGGTCGACAACGGGGTCGTCTGCGACGAGGCCGGCCGCACCAGCGCCCCGCACGTCTGGGCCCTGGGCGATGTCGCATCCTGGCGTGATGCCACGGGACACCAGGTGCGGGTAGAACATTGGAGCAACGTTGCCGACCAGACGCGGGTGGTGGTTCCCGCGATGCTGGGTCGCGAGGTGCCGTCGACCGTCGTCGTCCCGTACTTCTGGAGCGACCAGTACGACGTCAAGATTCAGTGTCTGGGCGAACCCGAAGCCACCGACACCGTGCACATCGTCGAGGACGACGGGCGCAAGTTCCTGGCGTACTACGAGCGCGACGGCGCGCTGGTCGGCGTGGTCGGTGGTGGACTGCCCGGCAAGGTGATGAAGGTGCGCGCCAAAGTCGCTGCCGCGGTGCCGATTTCGGAGATGCTGGACGCCGACGGTTAG
- a CDS encoding RNA polymerase sigma factor, whose protein sequence is MSAQPHRRDAVGALLALYDDALPVVYGYFVRRCGDRGTAEDLTSETFLAGMDAARRIDTPPIAMPWLMGVARHKLADHYRRRRDTVPMAEPPEPVGPADDWDAELDRMVAESVLTRLSDPHRAVLVLRYMDDCSVGECAALLGRTVHATEALLVRAKRAFRKEYPEGARHE, encoded by the coding sequence GTGAGCGCCCAACCGCACCGTCGCGACGCCGTCGGCGCGCTGCTGGCGCTGTACGACGACGCGCTGCCGGTGGTATACGGCTACTTCGTGCGCCGTTGCGGCGATCGGGGGACGGCGGAGGACTTGACCTCGGAGACCTTCCTCGCCGGGATGGACGCGGCACGCAGAATCGATACCCCACCGATTGCCATGCCGTGGCTGATGGGAGTGGCGCGACACAAGCTGGCCGACCATTACCGGCGCCGGCGGGACACCGTGCCGATGGCCGAGCCGCCCGAACCGGTAGGTCCAGCTGACGACTGGGACGCCGAGTTAGACCGGATGGTCGCCGAGAGCGTGCTAACCAGGCTGAGCGACCCACACCGCGCGGTGCTCGTCCTCAGATACATGGACGACTGCAGTGTCGGTGAATGCGCCGCACTGCTCGGGCGGACCGTGCACGCCACCGAGGCGCTGCTGGTGCGCGCCAAAAGGGCGTTCCGCAAAGAGTATCCGGAAGGGGCACGTCATGAGTGA
- a CDS encoding SHOCT domain-containing protein, with product MLARYIKMQLLVLLCGGLVGPIFLVVYFTLGFGQLLSWMFYVGLLITVADVLVAIALTYWSVNNAAKNEALEATGVLALAQINGLSETGTRINEQPVVKVHLHISGPGIAPFDSEDRVIANVTRLGNLTARKLVVLVDPATNQYRIDWERSALVNGLVPAQFTVEEDNRTYDLSGQAGPLMEILQLLKSNNIPLNRIVDVRSNPALRQQLHAVVRRAGQQQVQQTQQPQAPQASIADRLQELDSLRASGVVNDQEYASRRAQIISEI from the coding sequence ATGCTCGCGCGGTACATCAAGATGCAGCTGCTGGTGTTGTTGTGCGGCGGCCTGGTCGGACCGATCTTCCTCGTCGTCTACTTCACTCTCGGTTTCGGTCAACTGTTGTCGTGGATGTTCTACGTCGGACTGCTCATCACCGTCGCCGACGTGCTGGTCGCGATCGCGTTGACGTACTGGAGCGTCAACAACGCCGCCAAGAACGAGGCGCTCGAGGCGACCGGAGTGCTTGCGCTGGCCCAGATCAACGGGTTGAGCGAGACGGGCACCCGAATCAACGAGCAGCCGGTGGTCAAGGTGCACCTGCATATCTCCGGCCCCGGGATCGCGCCGTTCGACAGCGAAGACCGGGTGATCGCGAACGTGACGCGGCTGGGCAACCTGACGGCGCGCAAGCTCGTCGTCCTGGTCGACCCGGCCACCAACCAATACCGAATCGACTGGGAGCGAAGCGCATTGGTCAACGGGCTGGTACCCGCCCAGTTCACCGTCGAGGAAGACAACCGGACCTACGACCTCAGCGGCCAGGCCGGGCCGTTGATGGAGATCCTGCAGCTGCTCAAGTCCAACAACATCCCACTCAACCGCATCGTCGATGTGCGGTCCAACCCGGCGCTGCGCCAGCAGCTGCACGCGGTGGTGCGTCGTGCCGGCCAGCAGCAGGTGCAGCAGACCCAACAGCCGCAAGCACCGCAGGCCTCGATCGCCGACCGCCTGCAGGAGCTGGACTCGCTGCGCGCGAGCGGCGTGGTCAACGACCAGGAATACGCCAGCCGCCGGGCCCAGATCATCTCCGAGATCTGA